The following proteins are co-located in the Dromiciops gliroides isolate mDroGli1 chromosome 2, mDroGli1.pri, whole genome shotgun sequence genome:
- the NEUROG3 gene encoding neurogenin-3, with translation MSPKPACVVTSEPSFPRASGIATDAAPCASCVLSPPGSPNPAPPRTCAESESRGAPKKGRARRGGRSRPKSDAALSRQRRSRRMKANDRERNRMHNLNSALDALRSVLPTFPDDAKLTKIETLRFAHNYIWALTETLRMGEHGLRGLGLGLELGLAPPPLPSAELSSPGSASSSAGEWGSLYSPASQTGSLSPTASLEDQPPLHSSGSPVCLGPEGLSFPDFV, from the coding sequence ATGTCCCCCAAGCCCGCTTGCGTGGTGACCAGCGAGCCGTCCTTCCCGAGAGCTTCAGGCATAGCCACCGACGCCGCGCCGTGCGCCTCCTGTGTCTTGTCCCCGCCCGGCAGCCCCAATCCAGCGCCTCCGCGGACGTGCGCCGAAAGTGAGTCCCGGGGCGCTCCCAAGAAGGGCAGGGCCCGGCGCGGGGGGCGCAGCCGGCCCAAGAGCGACGCGGCGCTAAGCAGACAGCGGCGCAGCCGGCGCATGAAAGCCAACGACCGCGAGCGCAACCGAATGCACAACCTCAACTCGGCGCTGGACGCGCTGCGCAGCGTTCTGCCCACGTTTCCGGACGACGCCAAGCTCACCAAGATTGAGACGCTGCGCTTCGCGCACAACTACATCTGGGCGCTGACCGAGACGCTTCGCATGGGGGAGCACGGCCTCCGGGGGCTagggctgggcctggagctgGGCCTGGCCCCGCCGCCGCTCCCTTCAGCCGAGCTTAGCAGCCCTGGCAGTGCCTCCTCCTCCGCCGGGGAGTGGGGCTCGCTATACTCTCCAGCCTCGCAGACGGGCAGCCTGAGTCCCACCGCCTCGCTGGAGGATCAACCGCCCTTGCACTCATCCGGCTCCCCGGTCTGCCTGGGGCCCGAAGGCCTGTCCTTCCCCGACTTTGTATAG